The genomic DNA TCTTCGTCTTCCCGAGGTTTACGAGTCTTGATTATATGCAATGCATGCGCATTCGTTCCTCTCTTTGACTTTCTTGGGAGATGAGCCGTTTCTGGTTACTTCACTTCTTTGGACAGATCTTGGgtaaatttttgaataattgtGATGCTAGATGTAGCCAGAGAGCTTTCCTTTTTTACTCCTCTGAGTATTGACAAACCCGAGATGTGTGGgttacaatttttgtttgtgttgtacCGCATTTGTTTTGGCTTAGCAATATGTGTACCAAGAACATATTTATGTTCTTGATATCTTGGATGAAGCCACCAAAGTGAGAGAACTCAGTAGCAATTGCAAATTCTGATATAAAGAAGGCAGCcaaagtaaatgaaaaaaatcttcCTTAAGTTCTTCTTGTTCTCCTGTAATCAAACTAGTCTTTTGACTTCATTAATATGCTCTTCTGATATTGCTAAATGTTATCCAATGCATAAGAGACCATCCAAGTTTTGAAAACTTGAAAGCTATTTTGAGGCACTTGTTCTTATCATGTCTATATTTGGATGAAGAGTAGAAAATGGTAAACGAGATTTATGATGAGAACGTAGAAATACTAACCATACgggttttatccaaaaacattaAAAGCCACCCACcgcttgtgtttgttttgtctggttcttgtgtttttgctctatttatttatttatttagtggAGACTTCGATGCTGacccttttattttcttaatcattattttaagGCTCTGGTTCTGGTAAGCTTTGGCTTAATCTAATAGCTGAGATCAATAGAGCTTTGAACTGAGCGTAGTAGAGAAGAGTTATGGGGAAAGGAGGGATGTCTCACGGAGAAGGCTCAAAGGTTGGAGAAGAGAACATGGCTGCTTGGTTGGTTGGTATCAATACCCTTAAGATccaaccttttcttcttccttctgttGGTAAGACAATAACTTTCTCTGggatttaatttaattggatTGTCCTGTGATCCTTTGGTTCAAAAGCCTTGGAAACTGATAGATTTATGTTCATGCAAAGGTCCTCATGATGTGAGAGTTAGGATGAAAGCTGTTGGTATTTGTGGAAGTGATGTTCATTACCTTAAGGTACTTGGGATATAATCAAAGAGAAtctttggttcttttctttgattttttaatggCTCTTGACGTTGGTTTTTGATGGCTGTAAATGTTACAAAACAAAGACCATGAGATGTGCGGATTTTGTGGTGAAAGAACCAATGGTGATTGGACATGAATGTGCTGGGATCATTGAAGAAGTAGGTGAAGAAGTGAAACATCTAGTGGTTGGTGACCGTGTTGCTCTTGAACCTGGGATCAGCTGTTGGAGATGCAATCTCTGCAGGGAAGGAAGATACAACCTTTGTCCAGAGATGAAGTTCTTTGCAACCCCACCAGTTCATGGCTCTCTAGCTAACCAAGTGGTTCACCCTGCCGATCTATGCTTCAAATTGCCTGAGAATGTGAGTTTGGAGGAAGGAGCAATGTGTGAACCACTGAGTGTTGGTGTGCATGCTTGTCGCCGAGCTGAGGTTGGCCCTGAAACAAATGTATTGGTAATGGGAGCCGGACCTATTGGCCTTGTCACCATGTTGGCTGCTCGGGCTTTTGGTGTGCCTAGAATTGTTATTGTGGATGTTGATGAGAACCGTTTATCCGTAGCCAAACAGCTCGGTGCAGATGGGATTGTTCAAGTGACAACAAACTTAGAGGTTCTTTACACTTTTTTTACTTGCCAAATCTTTCTGAAAGCATTAGTGATCTGACTGTGTAAAGATGAGAACCTGTCCCTTTACACTTTTGCAGGATGTTGGTTCTGAGGTTGAACAAATTCAGAAAGCTATGGGGTCAAACGTTGATGTGACGTTCGACTGTGCGGGTTTTAACAAAACCATGTCAACAGCATTAGCAGCCACTCGGTGTGGTGGTAAAGTCTGTCTTGTCGGAATGGGTCATGGTATAATGACTGTCCCTCTCACTCCTGCAGCTGCAAGGTAAcctcttttgagtttttacagTAACCATTAAAGTAAGAATCTC from Camelina sativa cultivar DH55 chromosome 2, Cs, whole genome shotgun sequence includes the following:
- the LOC104726916 gene encoding sorbitol dehydrogenase, which translates into the protein MGKGGMSHGEGSKVGEENMAAWLVGINTLKIQPFLLPSVGPHDVRVRMKAVGICGSDVHYLKTMRCADFVVKEPMVIGHECAGIIEEVGEEVKHLVVGDRVALEPGISCWRCNLCREGRYNLCPEMKFFATPPVHGSLANQVVHPADLCFKLPENVSLEEGAMCEPLSVGVHACRRAEVGPETNVLVMGAGPIGLVTMLAARAFGVPRIVIVDVDENRLSVAKQLGADGIVQVTTNLEDVGSEVEQIQKAMGSNVDVTFDCAGFNKTMSTALAATRCGGKVCLVGMGHGIMTVPLTPAAAREVDVVGVFRYKNTWPLCLEFLTSGKIDVKPLITHRFGFSQKEVEDAFETSARGSNAIKVMFNL